The genomic segment GGTGGACGGTTGGTGCGAATGTCGCGGGAATGCCTGGTTGCGTGTATGGCCAGTCGGCTACCAGTGGCCCACTAACGACTCATTTGAAAAAACGAATCGCCGCCAGCCATCACGAGCGATGAAACCCAACGCCGTCAGCTCTGCGCCTCGAAAGCCGCTGCTGCACGTCCCAAACGATCGTTCACCGCGATCCATTCGATCGTATCCGGCAACTTCTCGATCAGAATCTGCGTGACGTTCGCTCGATCCAACGCGCGCAGCAAGCCATACAACTCACGCGCGTAGACGTGCGGATCTTCGGGCGCGGCGATGAAATGCACACCTTCGGCATCGGCCCAATGACCGGCACGCGATGCGCGCGCCACCAGCGCCACTCGCTCGCCCGCATCACGCGCGATCAGCAACGGCTCCAGCGCACCAAACGGCAACAGCGCCAACGGCGTGCGCGGCGCGTAATGCGCTTTCAACGTGCCAGAAGCACGCGGCGCGGTAGCATCCGAACCGTCGGGTAGACGCGGCGCTTCGCCGAGGACGTCGGCGATATCTTGCGGCGTCACGCGGCCCGGTCTCAACAGCGCGGGAAAACCGCGCGACAAATCGAGAATGGTCGATTCGATGCCGACATCGGACGCGCCGCCGTCGAGCACGTGAATCGAACTGCCGAACTCGTCGCGCACATGCTGCGCCGTGGTCGGGCTCACATGCCCAAAGCAATTCGCCGATGGCGCGGCCACGCCGCCATGTCCGCAGCGCAAAGCGCTGAACGCTTCCAGCAGCGCTTGCGCCACCGGATGCGACGGGCAACGCAGCCCCACGGAATCCTGCCCGCCACTGACCGCTGCCGGAATCCGCGCGGCTCGCTTCAGAATCAACGTAAGCGGGCCGGGCCAGAACGCGTCGATCAGACGCTGCGCTTCAGCGGGTAAATGCTCGACCCAGTAATTCGGATCACCCTGCGGCGCCAGATGCACGATGACGGGATGATTCGCCGGCCTGCCCTTCGCCGCGTAAATGCGCGCGACGGCATCCGGACTCTCGGCGTCGCCGCCGAGTCCGTACACGGTCTCGGTCGGGAATGCGACCAGACCACCCGCGTCGAGCAACGCAGCCGCGTGCTCGATCTGCGCGGCGCTCACAGGCAATGCGCTCGCGGCGCCTTCAGCGGGTTTCTGTTGATCCGGCATGGTGCTCGCGTCAGCTCGTGATGATGTGCAGAAGCCGCGCGCAATCGCGCCCAGCCGTGCGGGCTTCTTCGAGCGACGCCGCCGTGAAGTTGATATGACCCATCTTGCGGCCACAGCGTGCTTCTTCCTTGCCGTACAGATGCAGACGCGCCGCCGGCATCGCCGCGACTTCGTGCCATGGCGGCGTGACCGCAGCGCCCTTCGGGCCGTCCGGGAACCACACGTCGCCGAGAATGTTCAGCATGACGGCCGGCGAGTGCTGACGCGTGTCGCCGAGCGGCATGCCGGTCATCGCGCGAACCTGCTGTTCGAACTGGCTGGTCGCGCAGGCGTCGACGGTGTAATGGCCGGAATTGTGCGGACGCGGCGCCATTTCGTTGGCGACCAGCGAACCGTCTTCGAGGATGAAAAACTCCACGCACAGCACGCCCACGTAGCCAAGCTTCTCGGCGATTTGCAGCGCGGCTTGCTGGGCCTGCTCGACCAGCGTCGGGCTTGCGTCCGGCGCGGGGACGATGGTGTGCGACAGCACACCGTCGCGGTGAGTGTTCTGCGCTAGCGGATAGACCACCGACGCGCCGCTCGAAGCGCGCGCGATCAACGCGGACACTTCGAACTTCAGCGGCAGGCGTTTTTCCAGCACGCAGGCAACACCGGCGAGCGACGCATGCGCCTCGCGCACTTCTTCGGCATTGCGTACGCGAATCTGGCCTTTGCCGTCGTAGCCCATGCGGGCCGTTTTGAGGATGCCCGGCAGCACGGCTTCGAGTGCGGCGTCGTCGAGCGCGGCGAGCGCGTCCGACGACTCGATCACTACGTGCGGCGCCACCGTCACGCCCGACGACGCGATAAATCGCTTCTCGGCAATCCGGTCCTGGGCGACGGCCACGCAGCGGCCCGCCGGGCTCACGAACGTGGTCTTCGCGAGAAAGTCGAGGCTCGCGGCCGGTACGTTCTCGAATTCGGTCGACACCGCCGCGCACAGCCGCGCGAGTTCGGTCAACGACGCTTCGTCGTCGTAAGCCGCGCGCAGATGGCGATCGGCGACGGCGCCCGCCGGACTGTTTTCGTCCGGGTCGAGTACGGCGACGCGATAGCCCATGGACTGGGCGGCAAAACAGAACATGCGGCCGAGCTGGCCGCCACCGACCATGCCAAGCCATGCGCCTGGCAGAATCGGTGAAACCGGTGTGTTGTCTGGGTTCATCTTAGTGGTCGGTCGCGGCCGGGTAGGCCTTGAGAAAAACAGGCACCCGGCCGGGGGTCAGACAGGGGACGTCTTATATCAATCAGCCCGCGCGATTACAGCGCCGGCAATACCATTGCGTGAGCCGCTTCGTTCTGGCGCACGCGGAACGCAGCCAGTTTCTCCGCGTATTCGTCGCTCGTGCCGGCGAGCAGCGACACCGCGAACAGCGCAGCATTCGCCGCACCCGCTTCGCCGATCGCAAACGTCGCAACCGGCACGCCCTTCGGCATCTGCACGATGGAGTGCAACGAATCGACGCCCTTCAGATACTTGCTCGCGACCGGCACGCCGAGCACCGGCACCGTGGTCTTCGCGGCCAGCATGCCCGGCAGATGCGCCGCGCCGCCCGCGCCCGCGATGATCGCGCGGATGCCGCGCTCACGCGCACTTTCAGCATAGGCGAACATTTCGTCGGGCATACGGTGCGCCGACACAACCTTCGCTTCGTACGGCACGCCGAATTCCTGCAAAATCGCCACGGCGTTCTTCATGACTTCCCAGTCGGAACTGGAGCCCATCAGCACGCCGACGACCGGCGCGCCATGCGTATGGGCAGTTTGAGCTTCACTCATCTTACGGCTTCCCTGTTTCTCGAACGGTACTGATACGACAAGCGCGTAATCAGGCGAGCTTCTGACCGGTCAGACGTTCGAGCGCTTCCTGATACTTTTCGCCCGTCTTCGTGACCACGTCGTCCGGCAGCTTCGGCGCCGGCGGTTCTTTCGCCCACGCCTGCGTTTCGAGCCAGTCGCGCACGAACTGCTTGTCGAACGACGGCGGGTTGGTGCCGACCTGATACTGGTCAGCCGGCCAGAAGCGCGACGAGTCGGCGGTCAACGCTTCGTCCATCAGGTACAGCTTGCCGTGGTTGTCCAGACCGAATTCGAACTTCGTGTCCGCGATGATGATGCCGCGGGTCGCCGCGTAATCCGCCGCTTCCTTGTACAGCCTGATCGAGATGTCGCGGATCGTGGCCGACAGTTCGGTGCCGATGCGGCGCTCCATGTCGTCGTACGTGATGTTTTCGTCGTGATGGCCCATTTCGGCCTTGGCTGCCGGCGTGAAGATCGGCTCAGGCAGCTTCTGTGCGTTTTGCAGGCCCGGCGGCAGTTCGACGCCGCACACCGAACCGGTTGCCTGGTAGTCTTTCCAGCCGCTGCCGGCCAGGTAGCCGCGCACCACCGCTTCGACCAGAATCGGCTCGAGGCGCTTGACGACTACCGCCCGGCCCTTCACCTGCTCGACTTCGTCGGCCGCGACCACGGATTCGGGCGCGACGCCCGTCAGATGGTTCGGCACCACGTGCGCGAGTTTGTCGAACCAGAAGTTCGCCATTTCGTTGAGCACGCGACCCTTATTCGGAATCGGCTCGCCCATGATGACGTCGAACGCCGACAGACGGTCGGTCGTGACGATCAGCAACTGGTCGTTGCCCACCGCATAGTTGTCGCGGACTTTACCGCGGCCGAGCAGCGGCAGCGAGTGGAGCGTAGATTCGTAGAGGGTAGACATCGTCGTGGTTCGCTAAAAGTGAGGCAAAAAGTGTGACCGGAACAAAAGGGAAACGCCGTTCCCCCGATGATGCGGGAACGGCGATCTAACGACAACCTGGCCGGATGGCCAGGTGTAGAGCCTGTTACAGCTTAACGGACGACCTGCGCCAGCTCGCCCGACTTGTACTTCTCCGCGATTTTATCAAGCGAGAGCGGCTTGATCTTGCCAGCCTGGCCTTCGCAGCCGAATTGCATGTAACGGTCGATACAAACCTTCATCGCCGCTTCGCGCGCCGGCTTCAGATAATCGCGCGGATCGAACTTGCCCGGGTTGGTCGCCATGTAGCGGCGGATCGCGCCGGTAATCGCCAGACGCAGGTCGGTGTCGATGTTGACCTTGCGCACGCCGTTACGGATGCCTTCCTGAATTTCTTCGACCGGCACGCCGTAGGTTTCCTTCATATCGCCGCCGAATTCGCGGATTTCAGCCAGCAGTTCCTGCGGCACCGACGACGAACCGTGCATCACCAGGTGCGTGTTCGGAATGCGCTGGTGAATTTCCTTGATGCGCTGAATCGACAGAATGTCGCCCGTGGGCTTCTTGCTGAACTTGTACGCGCCGTGCGAGGTGCCGATCGCGATGGCCAGCGCGTCGCACTGCGTCAGCTTGACGAAGTCGGCTGCCTGCTCCGGGTCGGTCAGCAATTGCTCGCGGGTCATCTTGCCTTCCGCGCCGTGGCCGTCTTCCTTGTCGCCCTGCATGGTTTCGAGCGAACCGAGCACGCCCAGTTCAGCCTCGACCGTGATGCCGATGGAGTGCGCCGCTTCAACGACCTTGCGCGACACGTCCACGTTGTACTCGTACGATGCCACCGACTTGCCGTCGGCCTCGAGCGAACCGTCCATCATCACGCTGGTGAAACCGCTGCGAATCGCCGCCATACAGACCGCCGGCGACTGCCCGTGGTCCTGGTGCATCACGACCGGAATATGCGGATACGACTCGACCGCTGCTTCGATCAGATGACGCAGGAACGCTTCGCCAGCGTACTTACGTGCGCCCGCGGACGCCTGCATGATGACCGGGGCATTGACCTTGTCGGCCGCTGCCATGATGGCCTGCACCTGCTCCAGATTGTTCACGTTGAATGCCGGAAGGCCATAACCGTTTTCGGCGGCATGGTCCAGCAGTTGACGCATTGATACGAGAGGCATGCTTTAACTCCATAGATTGAAACGAATTCTTGTGCCGTCGGCATCTATTTGGCGATTTTTCCGCGGTGCAAACTGCATGCCCGTCACACGATGGCTTAAAACGTCGAGCGTTCCTGGCGCTTCCAGACGCAATTGAAGCCTGTGTGCCGCCTCTCGCGGGGCATGTCAGTCTGCACCGCTCAATCGACCCTGCGCCGATCAAGCAGTCACTTCTCAATACGGCTCGCCGACCCGCACGATTTTCAGCGTATTGGTGCCGCCAGCCTGACCCATCGGCTCGCCGACGGTCAGCACGACCATGTCGCCGTGCGACGCGTAACCCTTCTTCACCACGGTTTCCAGCGCCTGTTGCAACGCGGTGTCGCGGTCGGTGTTGGTGTCCAGATGCAGCGAAGTCACGTTGCGGTACAGCGCCATGGCACGCTCACTGCCGATTCGCGGCGTGAGCGCGAAGATCGGCACGTGGGTCCAGTGACGCGACATCCACAACGCGGTCGAGCCGGATTCGGTCAACGCGACAATCGCCTTCGCGCCAAGGTGGAACGCCGTGAACAGCGCGCCCATCGCGATCGACTGGTCGATGCGGGTGAACGTGCGGTCGAGGAAATCCTTGTCCAGTTCCGACTGTTCCGACTTCTCGGCTTCGACGCAGATCGCCGCCATCGTCTCGATGGTCTGCACCGGGTATTTGCCCGCCGCCGATTCCGCCGACAGCATCACCGCGTCCGTGCCGTCGAGCACCGCGTTCGCGACGTCCGACACTTCGGCGCGGGTCGGCACCGGCGCGTAGATCATCGACTCCATCATCTGGGTCGCGGTGATCACGAACTTGTTCGACTCGCGCGCCATGCGGATCATCCGCTTTTGCAGCGCCGGCACTGCGGCATTGCCCACTTCCACCGCCAGATCGCCGCGCGCGACCATGATGCCGTCCGACGCGTCGAGAATGCCTTGCAGCGCCGGAATCGCTTCGGCGCGCTCGATCTTCGCGATCATCTTCGGCTTGATGCCGTACGGCGCACCGGCGATGTTCGCCAGTTGCCGGGCCATTTCCATGTCGGTCGCGTTCTTCGGGAACGACACGGCCACGTAATCGACACCGAGCGACATCGCCGTGCGGATGTCTTCCATGTCTTTCGCGGTCAGCGCGGGGGCCGTCAAACCGCCACCCTGACGGTTGATGCCCTTGTTGTTCGACAGCTCGCCACCGATCTTCACGATCGTGTGAATCTCGCTGCCAATTACGCGTGCGACGTTCAGGACGATCAGGCCGTCGTTGAGCAACAGCACGTCGCCTGCTTTCAGATCGCGCGGCAGGTCCTTGTAATCGAGACCGACGCGTTGTTCGTTGCCGAGTTCGCATTCGGCGTCGAGGATGAACGGCTCGCCGGCAACGAGCATGATCTTGCCGTTTTCAAATTTGCCGACCCGGATTTTCGGGCCCTGCAGGTCCGCCATGATGGCGACTTCGCGGCCGGCCTGACGGGCCGCCTCGCGCACGAATTCGGCGCGTTGGCGGTGGTCGTCGGCGGTGCCGTGCGAGAAATTGAGCCGCACCACGTCCGCTCCTGCCTGAATCATTTGCAGCAGGACTTCCGGCGTGCTGGAAGCCGGTCCGATGGTAGCGACAATCTTGGTAGCGCGATGCATGAGTCTCCTCGTCTGGATGGGATCGCTGGGAAAAGCGCTGCGAGTCGGATGCGGAGGCTGCGCACCGAAAGATGATGCGAGGGGTTGCGCGCCGGTTGAAACCAGCGTCGCTTTATTGGTAAAGGCGGTGTTCGAGACCAGCACGGGGGGTGCCGGTGGGGGCGCGAGCTCTGCGTGTTCGTGCGGGAGTTCAGCCTGCGACGGCGCGTTCTGCGCAACAGGGTCAACGGACGATTCTGCTGCTTCGTCGATGGTGGCCGTGGTCAACTCCGCGAGCGCGAGAGACGAGCCGGATTGTTCTGCTTCAACTGACGCTGCAGACGCCGCCGGAGTGGCGGCGGAGCGCACTGCGCGCTCCCCTGCCGTCGTTGCTGCGGTGCCGCGCGCCGGTTTGGCGCCGCGCGTTTTAGCAGACTTTGTCGAGGGGGAGCGCGTCGTCACGTTAAGCCCGCGATTCCAGGATTTCGACAGCCGGCAACTTCTTGCCTTCGAGGAACTCGAGGAAGGCGCCGCCGCCCGTCGAGATGTAGCTGATTTTTTCCTGGATGCCGTACTTGGCGATGGCCGCGAGCGTGTCGCCGCCGCCTGCAATCGAGAACGCGCCCGACTTGGCGATCGCGTCTGCCAGCGTCTTCGTGCCGTTGCCGAACTGGTCGAATTCGAACACGCCGACCGGGCCATTCCACACGATCGTGCCGGCCTTTTCGAGCTGCGAGGCGAGCGTTTTCGCGGTTTCCGGTCCGATGTCGAGGATCATGTCGTCGTCTTGAACATCGGCGACTGCCTTGATTTCGGCCTTGGCGGTGGGCGAAAACTCTTTCGCGGTGACCACGTCGACGGGGATCGGCACCGAGGCGCCACGGGCCTTCGCGGATTCGATAATGGCTTTGGCTTCTTCGAGCAGATCGGCTTCGGCCAGCGACTTGCCGATCTTCAGGCCGGCAGCCAGCATGAACGTATTGGCAATGCCGCCGCCGACGATCAGCTGATCCACCTTGTCGGCGAGCGACTTCAGAATGGTCAGCTTGGTCGACACCTTCGAGCCGGCGACGATCGCCACCAGCGGACGCTTCGGCGCGCCGAGCGCCTTGCCGAGCGCTTCGAGTTCAGCCGCGAGCAGCGGACCGGCGCAAGCGACCGGCGCGTACTTCGCGATGCCGTGGGTGGTGGCTTCGGCGCGGTGTGCGGTGCCGAACGCGTCGTTCACGTAGATGTCGCAGAGCTTCGCCATTTTCTGCGCGAGCTCGTCGGAATCTTTCTTTTCGCCCTTGTTGACGCGGCAGTTTTCCAGCAGCACGACCGAACCCGGCGCCACGTTCACGCCGTTTTCGACCCAGTTCGCCACCAGCGGCACGTCGCGGCCGAGCAGGTCGGCGAGGCGCCTGGCGACCGGTGCGAGCGAGTCTTCCGGCTTGAAATCGCCCTCGGTCGGGCGGCCCAGGTGCGACGTGACCATCACGGCCGCGCCTGCGTCGAGCGCCGCCTTGATAGCCGGCACGGAGGCGCGGATACGGGTGTCTTCGGTGATGTTGCCTTGATCGTCCTGCGGCACGTTCAGATCGGCGCGGATAAACACGCGTTTGCCGGACAACTTGCCTTCGGCGATCAGATCGGAGAGACGCAATACCTTGTTCATGGGCGTGTGTGTGCGAGTTGATGAGAAGGCGGTGACGGGCGACGCGCGCGCTTCAAGCGCGGCAGACTCCAGCGCTTTTGCACAACGGCGGCTCCACAGGATCGGGCGCGGGCGGCATGGCCGCAGTTCTCGCGCCCTGCACCGGCGCGCTCAACCCGGAAACGAGCATTTTAACCGATCCAAACTGCCTTCTGACCCGCAACTGGGCGAATGACGCGTATTTGAAGATAAGCCTGCCGTGGTGCGACGCAACATTTTCAATCGTTCCAATTACATGAAGACGCGCAACAGAGTGAACACGACCATTCCGGTGACAATCGTGCCGAGCATGGTGCGCCGCCACAAAAACCAGCCGAGACCAGCCAGCGTCGCGTAAAACTCGTGATTGGACGGCGCGAACGACAGGCCGTCGGGCGTCGCCAGCACGTCGGGCAACACCACGGCGGCCAGCGCCGCGGCCGGCGCGTAGCGCAACATCCGTTGCACACGACCCGGCAAAACCGTGCGCTCGCCGCCGATTAGAAACATCGCGCGTGTCAAAGCGGTGACGAAGGTCATGCCGAAAATGGCGAGCCAGATTTGCGTGGATGTCATCGGGAATCTCCGGCGCTGTTGCGGATGCGGCGCAGATCGGCGCGCTCGACCATCAGGTCGGCGGCGCTGCCGGCCACGATCGCCGCAATCACCGCAAGCGGCAGCGCGAGCCGGTACGGCAGGTCGAAAGCGAGCAGCGAGACGACGCCCGCAATCGCGACCGCCACCAGCGTGGAACGCGTCGCGATCGCCGAGACCATGATGGGCAGCAAGGCCAGCGTGCCCGCCAGCGCCAGCCCCCAGTTATCGGGGATCAGGCTCGCGAGCAGGATGCCCGCAATCGACGACACCTGCCACGACAGCCAGCTCGACAGCGCCATGCCCCAGTAGTAAGCCTCCTTACCCGGCACGTAACCCGGCGCGAAGCTCTTCTTCTGGAACAGCAGATAGATGACGTCGCCGTTGAAATAGCCGAGCACGATGCGCCGCCACATCGGCAGATAGGAGAAATGCGGCGCGAGGCCGACGCTGAAAATGACGAAACGCGTGTTGACCATGGCCGCTGTGAGCAGCACGGTCCAGATCGGCAGTTTGGCGGCGAGCAGCGGCAGCACCGCCAATTGCGACGAGCCGGCGTAGCACAGCAGCGACATGGTGAGCGACTGCGGCAGCGTCAGCACCGACTTGCTCATCGCGATGCCGGTGACCAGCCCCCACGAGAAAATCGCCATCAGGGTGGGTGCGTAGTCGCGCGCGCCCTGACGGAAGGCACGGCGATCGAGATCTGACAGACGAGCAGGCATCAGGCGTAGCGCGCCCGCGCAAGGCGCGGCAACGAAGGGAGGTCGACGCCAGGAAAGTCAGACACCCGCTGGCGTATCCGGATTTGATTTATGCGTGCGCCGGATTATAGCGCCGGGCCTGCGGCCAAATGCCCGTTCCGTGTGCAAAAGACGCTAAAATAACGCTCTTGATTAGGCCCCGAAGAAAGTCTCCCTTGGGCAGCACGCCGCACGGGAAACCAACGGGCCACCCCGGTTTTCTTGCTCCACGGGGAGCCTGCGCGCAGCGTCAGGTCTGGGGGCACTCATAACGCACTGCTGGAGAATCGTATGTCAATGGCCGACCGCGACGGCAAGATCTGGATGGATGGCAAGCTCATCGACTGGCGCGATGCCAAGGTCCACGTGCTTACCCACACGCTGCACTACGGCATGGGCGTCTTTGAGGGCGTGCGCGCCTACAAGACGGCCGACGGCGGCACCGCGATCTTCCGTCTGCAGGAGCACACCAAGCGTCTGCTGAACTCGGCCAAGATTTTCCAGATGGACGTGCCGTTCGACCACGAAACGCTCGCCGCCGCGCAGTGCGAAGTGGTCCGCGAAAACAAGCTCGAATCGTGCTATCTGCGTCCGATCATCTGGGTCGGCTCGGAAAAGCTCGGCGTGTCGGCCAAAGGCAACACCATTCACGTGGCAATCGCCGCGTGGCCGTGGGGCGCTTACCTCGGTGAAGACGGCATCGCGAAGGGCATCCGCGTGAAGACGTCGTCGTTCACGCGCCATCACGTGAACGTGTCGATGGTCCGCGCGAAGGCGTCGGGCTGGTACGTGAACTCGATCCTCGCCAACCAGGAAGCCATCGCCGACGGCTACGACGAAGCGCTGCTGCTCGACGTCGACGGCTACGTGTCGGAAGGTTCGGGCGAGAACTTCTTCCTCGTGAATAACGGCAAGCTGTACACGCCCGACCTGTCGTCGTGCCTCGACGGCATCACGCGCGACACGGTCATCACGCTGGCGCGCGACGCGGGCATCCAGGTCATCGAAAAACGCATCACGCGCGACGAGGTCTATACCTGCGACGAAGCGTTCTTCACCGGCACTGCCGCCGAAGTCACGCCGATCCGCGAACTCGACAACCGTACTATCGGCTCGGGCTCGCGCGGTCCGATCACCGAGAAGCTGCAGTCGGGCTTCTTCGACATCGTGAACGGCAAGAGCGACAAGTACGCGCACTGGCTCACCAAGATCTAACGCGCGCTGCGCCGGTTTTTCTGCCTGGCCTCACGGCTGGGGCCGGATCCCGGCGCAACGCCCGCACCCTGCATACAACGAGAAAGTCCCATGAGCGAAATCAAGGAAATGCCGCTGGTCGAACTGTCGGCAAAAGACCTTCCGGCCTACTGCCCGAACCCGAACATGCCGCGTTGGAGCGCACATCCGCGCGTCTTTATCGACGTCACGCACGGCGAAGCGAAGTGCCCGTATTGCAGCACGCGGTACAAACTGCGCGACGGCGAAGTGGTCCGGGGTCACTGAACCCGGCACATCGTGCGTTGTGACTGGCGGCGCTGTTTGTCGAGCGGTGAGGTTTCGGCCTCGATTTGAAGTGCGTGGGTTGTCAGGTCGGCGGGTTACTGCCGGATGAGCGGAGCGATGTCTGGTTCGACATTGACTTCGTAGTTCGTGTCGTCGCCCGTCTGTTCCGTTGTCCGATTCAGCTTTATACGAATCGGCCTCGAACACGCCCCGACCGCCGGCACGCCCACGCTAGAACACACTCGACGTCACGCGCACCACAGCAGCAAAGCCGCAGTCGCGGTGCCACCGGCATGGCCGGAATGGCGTCACGCGGCAAGCGGTTTTTCCCCTTTTACCTATCCGAACGCCACGCGCACTGCGCGCGCAGCGTTTCGTTTCGACACCGGACACTCACTCTGATGCGTCGCGCGTTGGTTATCGCACCGAACTGGATCGGTGACGCATTGATGGCGCAGCCGCTGTTTGCGCGCCTCGTGAAATTGCATCCCCGCATCGTCATCGACGCGGTCGCGCCCTCGTGGGTCGCGCCCGTGCTCGAACGCATGCCGGAAATCCGCGACGTCTACGCCACCGACCTCGCGCACGGCAAACTGCAAATGCTGCGCCGCTGGCAACTGGCGAGCGATTTGCGCGACGTCGGCTACGACGCGGCTTACGTGCTGCCGAACTCGCTCAAATCCGCGCTGATTCCGTGGATGGCGGGCATTCCGCTGCGCATCGGCTACACCGGCGAAAGCCGCTACGGCCTGTTGAACGTGCGTCACGCGAATCCGCGCAAGGACGAGCGCCCGCCGATGGTCGGCCAGTACGCCGCCCTCGCCTACGCGCCCGGCGCGAAGATTCCCGACGACCTGCCGATGCCGCGACTCGACGCGGACCTGAACGAAGCGTCGCGCGTGTCGGCGCGCTTCAATCTCGACACGCGCGTGCCGCTGCTGGTGTTCTGCCCCGGCGCCGAATATGGTCCGGCCAAGCGCTGGCCGCCTGAGCATTTCGCGGCGCTCGCGCAGATGGTCGGCCAGTCGTTCCCATACACGCAGATCGTCGCGCTCGGCTCGCCGAAAGACGCGCCGCTCGCGCAGGCCATCGCCGAGAAAGCGCCCAACGTGCGCAACCTGTGCGGGCAAACCGCGTTGGGCGAAGCTTGCGCGCTGATCTCGCGAGCCAACGCCGTGGTCACGAACGACTCCGGCCTGATGCACGTGGCAGCCGCGCTGCGCCGCCCGCTGGTGGCCGTGTACGGATCGACCGATCCGCGCCACACCCCGCCCCTGTCGGAGCTTGCGAAGGTACAATGGCTTCATCTCGAATGCAGCCCCTGTTTTGAGCGCGAGTGTCCGCTCGGTCATCTGAACTGCCTCAAGCAACTGAGCGCCGAACAGGTATTCGGCGATTTGCGCGGCATGCTGCTCGCGCAACGCTGAGCCGATCAACCACACTCGCTGCTTGCAGTACCGCACGCCCCTTAAGCGCGTCGCGTCATGTTCGTGCCTCACGGCGCGAACATGCTGGCGCCGGGGGGCGACAAGTCCGGTGCGCCGGACTGTCCCGCTGACCGCTGCCCCGCAACCGCGCGCCGCGCACAAGAGACTGACGAGCCATGCCACGTTTTGCCCATATCTTCGAAGCCGCCGCCGATACCCTGAACGCCTACTATCAGGCCATCGCCGAGGTCAATATCGACAGCTTGATGGGCCTGTGGATCGACGAGGAGTTCGTTAGCTGCATTTGCGCCGACGGCTCCCACCTGCACGGCCTGGAAAGCATTCGCGCCGGCTTGCAGAT from the Paraburkholderia fungorum genome contains:
- a CDS encoding L-threonylcarbamoyladenylate synthase — translated: MPDQQKPAEGAASALPVSAAQIEHAAALLDAGGLVAFPTETVYGLGGDAESPDAVARIYAAKGRPANHPVIVHLAPQGDPNYWVEHLPAEAQRLIDAFWPGPLTLILKRAARIPAAVSGGQDSVGLRCPSHPVAQALLEAFSALRCGHGGVAAPSANCFGHVSPTTAQHVRDEFGSSIHVLDGGASDVGIESTILDLSRGFPALLRPGRVTPQDIADVLGEAPRLPDGSDATAPRASGTLKAHYAPRTPLALLPFGALEPLLIARDAGERVALVARASRAGHWADAEGVHFIAAPEDPHVYARELYGLLRALDRANVTQILIEKLPDTIEWIAVNDRLGRAAAAFEAQS
- a CDS encoding 5-(carboxyamino)imidazole ribonucleotide synthase is translated as MNPDNTPVSPILPGAWLGMVGGGQLGRMFCFAAQSMGYRVAVLDPDENSPAGAVADRHLRAAYDDEASLTELARLCAAVSTEFENVPAASLDFLAKTTFVSPAGRCVAVAQDRIAEKRFIASSGVTVAPHVVIESSDALAALDDAALEAVLPGILKTARMGYDGKGQIRVRNAEEVREAHASLAGVACVLEKRLPLKFEVSALIARASSGASVVYPLAQNTHRDGVLSHTIVPAPDASPTLVEQAQQAALQIAEKLGYVGVLCVEFFILEDGSLVANEMAPRPHNSGHYTVDACATSQFEQQVRAMTGMPLGDTRQHSPAVMLNILGDVWFPDGPKGAAVTPPWHEVAAMPAARLHLYGKEEARCGRKMGHINFTAASLEEARTAGRDCARLLHIITS
- the purE gene encoding 5-(carboxyamino)imidazole ribonucleotide mutase; protein product: MSEAQTAHTHGAPVVGVLMGSSSDWEVMKNAVAILQEFGVPYEAKVVSAHRMPDEMFAYAESARERGIRAIIAGAGGAAHLPGMLAAKTTVPVLGVPVASKYLKGVDSLHSIVQMPKGVPVATFAIGEAGAANAALFAVSLLAGTSDEYAEKLAAFRVRQNEAAHAMVLPAL
- a CDS encoding phosphoribosylaminoimidazolesuccinocarboxamide synthase, producing MSTLYESTLHSLPLLGRGKVRDNYAVGNDQLLIVTTDRLSAFDVIMGEPIPNKGRVLNEMANFWFDKLAHVVPNHLTGVAPESVVAADEVEQVKGRAVVVKRLEPILVEAVVRGYLAGSGWKDYQATGSVCGVELPPGLQNAQKLPEPIFTPAAKAEMGHHDENITYDDMERRIGTELSATIRDISIRLYKEAADYAATRGIIIADTKFEFGLDNHGKLYLMDEALTADSSRFWPADQYQVGTNPPSFDKQFVRDWLETQAWAKEPPAPKLPDDVVTKTGEKYQEALERLTGQKLA
- the fba gene encoding class II fructose-bisphosphate aldolase (catalyzes the reversible aldol condensation of dihydroxyacetonephosphate and glyceraldehyde 3-phosphate in the Calvin cycle, glycolysis, and/or gluconeogenesis), yielding MPLVSMRQLLDHAAENGYGLPAFNVNNLEQVQAIMAAADKVNAPVIMQASAGARKYAGEAFLRHLIEAAVESYPHIPVVMHQDHGQSPAVCMAAIRSGFTSVMMDGSLEADGKSVASYEYNVDVSRKVVEAAHSIGITVEAELGVLGSLETMQGDKEDGHGAEGKMTREQLLTDPEQAADFVKLTQCDALAIAIGTSHGAYKFSKKPTGDILSIQRIKEIHQRIPNTHLVMHGSSSVPQELLAEIREFGGDMKETYGVPVEEIQEGIRNGVRKVNIDTDLRLAITGAIRRYMATNPGKFDPRDYLKPAREAAMKVCIDRYMQFGCEGQAGKIKPLSLDKIAEKYKSGELAQVVR
- the pyk gene encoding pyruvate kinase is translated as MHRATKIVATIGPASSTPEVLLQMIQAGADVVRLNFSHGTADDHRQRAEFVREAARQAGREVAIMADLQGPKIRVGKFENGKIMLVAGEPFILDAECELGNEQRVGLDYKDLPRDLKAGDVLLLNDGLIVLNVARVIGSEIHTIVKIGGELSNNKGINRQGGGLTAPALTAKDMEDIRTAMSLGVDYVAVSFPKNATDMEMARQLANIAGAPYGIKPKMIAKIERAEAIPALQGILDASDGIMVARGDLAVEVGNAAVPALQKRMIRMARESNKFVITATQMMESMIYAPVPTRAEVSDVANAVLDGTDAVMLSAESAAGKYPVQTIETMAAICVEAEKSEQSELDKDFLDRTFTRIDQSIAMGALFTAFHLGAKAIVALTESGSTALWMSRHWTHVPIFALTPRIGSERAMALYRNVTSLHLDTNTDRDTALQQALETVVKKGYASHGDMVVLTVGEPMGQAGGTNTLKIVRVGEPY
- a CDS encoding phosphoglycerate kinase yields the protein MNKVLRLSDLIAEGKLSGKRVFIRADLNVPQDDQGNITEDTRIRASVPAIKAALDAGAAVMVTSHLGRPTEGDFKPEDSLAPVARRLADLLGRDVPLVANWVENGVNVAPGSVVLLENCRVNKGEKKDSDELAQKMAKLCDIYVNDAFGTAHRAEATTHGIAKYAPVACAGPLLAAELEALGKALGAPKRPLVAIVAGSKVSTKLTILKSLADKVDQLIVGGGIANTFMLAAGLKIGKSLAEADLLEEAKAIIESAKARGASVPIPVDVVTAKEFSPTAKAEIKAVADVQDDDMILDIGPETAKTLASQLEKAGTIVWNGPVGVFEFDQFGNGTKTLADAIAKSGAFSIAGGGDTLAAIAKYGIQEKISYISTGGGAFLEFLEGKKLPAVEILESRA